The genomic window tgattacaaagatagtcaaatgactttagagtacacataggtctgtgcaagtagggggatcacttactcttcctatttctctctcctatattctcatatcttttctctggatcggtcgaccccttctctcttagtggagaggggtatttatagggttggaacgtgggtcccacttCTTAgttgccgttgtaatcttatcttcttgtgctttgtgcccattacgcagaggtcttcggcatatgctgcggccaaagcttgaatacgaagggttatcctcgcctcttccacgagctgattgacacgtgtatatctctttggtacttaatgcgggtagatggatgtctgctcgtgtcagacaagtgtctctttgtctggtcacatctgtgtcagtcaaacttcctctcagccgttgatctgggatcttcctcgggattgggtgtattaacacccaaggggtattatctggtgctcctctaagccatcatacctctatGATCTTCTGTCCCTGACGGtaagatctgctgaccggtggcatcttctgataagatgcttgttatcatgttttgatatcttgttttgcatgtcttccacgtgtctctttctgtacacgtggtagatgatgaaaggtgtacatacaactTCTAATCTCCCTTTCTCCtgaatgagcatcccccagtaaGTCTAGCTTTAGTGCTTTACCTCCAGTCAGTTGGCACAAAACAGTTCAACAATTTCCACATACAACCACTGTTTTAGATTGACAGACTGAATACAGTAGTTCTGCCATCATAAATCCAACAACACAAAGATTCAGACACTCGTATCTTTTCcaaatcacaagaaaactcaaAATCAAGGTTTTAAATGTAATACATACTAGTGAATAAAAAGAGATTATAGAGATTGATAATGTTGAACCCTAGTCGACTAGCATAAGAATATGACATACCTAAGATGGCTTTATGTCGCACCATGTGTGAAGATCCACAGCTTCATCATAAAGAAGACGTGTTAGACCCCCATCCTCTTTAATTTCACGAGGTGTCATCCTTTTGCTTAATTCAAGACTCGCCACATAGCGGCCAATACGATTATTTTCAGCAACAGCAGTCAAACTATACCTATAGTACGGAAGACCCTTATCGTGTAACAAAGAAACTTTGGTGATGATATCTTGAATGATAGGAAGAATAAGCTCCGCATTTTCCCTCTGGTCGACGGGAATTCTCAACTTCAAACAAGCTTTACATACCACAAAGAAGTTATTTGATCTTGAGTGACATCTGCATTCAGATATTTCCTTGGGAGGGTATCTTGCATCGTAATGCAAACAATTCCGAACGAAATAATCAACAGCTGATAAAGTACAATAAAACCGAAAATTGGGAACTCCATAACGAATGGCAAGTTCCAACCCAAGGTTAACTCCTTGTAGTTCGTGATAAAAAAGTGAAACACTCTTATCTTTAGGCTGCATTTTACACTCAGCGATTATTGGCTTCAACAGATTGTCACGTAAAATAGCGCCATATCCAGATTTCTTACGGGTGACATAATAACCACTTACATGAATTAAAAACTTTTTCCCCATGCTCTTTATGTGCTTTATAATCTTCTTGTGATCACCTTCTACTGTACCACCACACACATCAAACCAACTGGTGATCCAGAAGGACATTTCCGGCACCCAAGGCTTATATCCATAAATAGGCTCGTGTTCTGGTATCTTGATGCCATGCAAGAGTTGAAAAAGTGACAATTTTCAACTTGGGAACACACCaagattaaaaaataaagctAAAAATAATCAGGTCGAAAATAAATATATGATGAGACTAATCTTACTTGAGGGGAATTAGATGTATTGTATTCACACATAGATGACCTTTGCTTCTGCTTATCCAGCTCAAATGGCTCTCTGATGGCACAGTAATCACATATGTGTTCTAGTTCATTGTTGTGTTGCACGACCTGATAAAATGTCTATAGTAAAAAATCCAGATACAAACAAAATCAGCATGAATAATTTATGTCAAAGAAGTTGTAAACTGTAAACAGAGATAACAAAACCACTAAGTATTACTACTGAATCGTACCAAAAATTCTGTCCACTCTTCTGTCATCACTTCTGGGATGGGAAATTCTGTCACTTCTGTTCCTGTTATACTACCAGGTATAGCCATTCCATTTAATTTCATAAAATATAAAATCATGGGATCAGGAATACAACTGCAAGAGAAAAAAATTAACGTTTGAATTAGAGAAAGACGATCCTTGCAAACAATAACATAAATCTATTAATATGAAAATAGAACTCATGACTACAGCGACTAATAAGTGTTAGTATTCTGTACacagaaccaaaaaaaaaaaaaaacaaatcagatACTTCAAAGGTTTTTAGCGCAACTACCAGAGAAAACCTAGATCCCATAGGTATTTAAAGAATGTTCTCCATCTACATAataattgggccgaccgaccaAGGGCCcgaagggagggagtcccttttatggcaACTTTTTTTGTAAAAAGATTGGAGCATGTATCTAGTGGATGTAGACCAAGGGCCATGCAGTAATATATGTCCCATAACCATTCTCAGGTAGTCGGGTAATGCATGCTTTCAGACCAACGTACCTGTGAAAAATATCATCAATAAGAGGGGACCAGTGATAGTAAGGAAGCTACTATTGCCATTACTAGCAACGTATAGTAGAATTAGGGAAGAGCAACTTCAGAATTtcattaccaaaaaataaaataaagaaggaaTTGCATTATCATCCTTGAGAAAGCTACTAAGAGGGAAACCAAAATTCTTCAGTAATAAGAGTGATGGAACGTGAATTCAGGGTCTTGATCTGCTAGTGACAAAGCACACGTGAGCCTTAGATAGGAAAAGCCTATTAAATAGCTTGGCACCATGAAGATGATTAAGCTAGTTAAGGTAAAAGAATCATACTAACTAGGTTGTCTCTTTCTTgatacttcagcaaatgggttaggTATTTAAGGGAGAGAGTTTGGGGAGTGGATCTGATGAAATACATGAAAGCAAAAGGAATTTTCATTtccaagatttaaaaaaaaaagttgaaaatggATAATAGAGATACCAGACGTTGTCAGGGTCATCGCTTGGATCACATAATAGCAGCTATTGTTTGAAGGTTTGCGCCATATAGCGACATATCCTTCTTTCTTCACAAGCTCCCAGCAAAGACGAGTAGTAAGGTCCTCCATCTCTTCAAGGAATGGAAATTCGTAAGTATCGGATGTTAATCAATCCGTTGGTTATTCTTATTCCATAAAATCATATAAATAGAGTTACAGGAAAATCTGGGAGACTTTATTGCATATCGTATATTCTCCCAGATAAATAAGGTAACAGAAATATAttgtctattacacccccttagtcataACGGGAGAGGAGCACACGTtaagactagaacgaaaacgaACAAACAATACTCGAGGAAGGCCCTTGGTGAAGATGTCTGCATATTGACTGTCAGAAGGAACGTGCAAAACATGAATCTCACCGATACGTACACGCTCTCGTACAAAATGaatatcaatctccacatgtttagtgCGTTGGTGCTGGACAGGATCCCCTGACATGTAAATAGCACTAGTGTTATCACAGTAGACAATTGTGGCACGACGTAGAGGGATGT from Papaver somniferum cultivar HN1 unplaced genomic scaffold, ASM357369v1 unplaced-scaffold_19, whole genome shotgun sequence includes these protein-coding regions:
- the LOC113338542 gene encoding uncharacterized protein LOC113338542, yielding MILYFMKLNGMAIPGSITGTEVTEFPIPEVMTEEWTEFLTFYQVVQHNNELEHICDYCAIREPFELDKQKQRSSMCEYNTSNSPQIPEHEPIYGYKPWVPEMSFWITSWFDVCGGTVEGDHKKIIKHIKSMGKKFLIHVSA